The DNA window TTCCAGCACAGCCACATCTATCCCCAGCTCTGGCAGGGCCATAGTGGCCAGTGTTGGGGCGGGACCTCAGAGCCTGACACTTAActcttggctttgtttctctccttccctcagacTCTGGCTTTGGGCTTTATGACAGGCACCATTTCCAGGTATGTTCAGGACATTTCTCCATACTCTTGGGAAGGGAGAATTGTGGCGAGTTGGATGGACTGTGGGCACAGTCTGTGCCCTTTcaactcttccctctccccagtaTGTACCAGACCAGAGCCGTCATCATAGCGATGATCATCACTGCTGTGGTATCCATTTCTGTCACCATCTTCTGCTTCCAGACTAAGGTGAGGATGGAGAAAGCTCTTCCCTGGCCACCCTGCCCTTTACACACACACCTTTGGGTTTGGCACTTGGGCAGGCCTGGGAGGGCCCACAACCTGTGGGCCGGGGGTTTCCCTAGTCTAATGCCGAGCtctcatgtctgacctggcaagCTGTCTCCTGTACATGTCCTTAGCATGTCACGGTCACTGCCCTGCCCCAGGAGCAGTGCTGACTCCCCGACTTGGATGCTGAGGATGGCAGTCATCTGACAGgtcctcctcccccctttcttctaGGTGGACTTCACCTCGTGTACAGGcctcttctgtgtcctggggATTGTGCTGATGGTCACTGGGATTGTCACTAGCATCGTGCTgtcattcaaatatgtgagtgtCCTGCCATGAGGGCAGGCAGTGAACCAAGGACTTCCTGTAGTGCCATTGGCTAGAGCCAGCACCAACACAATACCATCCTTTTGGGTTTTTCTCTCAGGCAgatggtaagccacagccctTTGGGCCCTAGATAGCACCACTGAATTCTACAGGAAATGGCAGGTTAGCTGAGACCAGGTTCTGCAATGCAAAGCTAAAGGACCAAGTCAGGCCTGGATGTAAGGGGCTTTGGGATCCCTGGTTGATACCTTCTCTGCTTCCAGTCAGTCAAAGGGAGTGCATGGGGCTTAAGGGAAGGGTCAGGATGGGGGGTGCTACCTGCCCCACCATGGCTGCTCCTGGCCTATGCACAGGCATTTGGCAGTGGTATTGAGCAGGGTGGCAGGCAACTCAAGTTTGCTGAGGGGCCTCTCTAAGCTGTCCCTAAAGTAGATTGCAGGAGCCGGTGAGCTGCTTTGCTGAGCCTGCCCCTCCTGGGCTCGCTCTACTCagctgcctgtttttttttttaaatattcattcattcattcattcattatgtatacaatattctttctgtgtgtatgcctgaaggccagaagagggcaccagacctcattacagatggttgtgagccaccatgtggttgctgggaattgaactcaggatctttgtaagagcagacactgctcttaaccactgagccatctctccagccccagctgcttGTTTTCAAACACTCCTGTACTCTGACTAGCTTTCAGTTGGGCTGAAAGGTGCCgtggctggttttatgtggatatcGTGATACAACCTCTGCTCTCTCTGGCAAATAAATCACATTCTCAGTTTCTCCCAGGATCTAGAGGCAGGGTAGGAGACCCTGAGTGGTAGCTTCCCTGATCTCCCTGCTCAGCTGCTCGAGTTCCGGGGTCAGCTGGGTCTTGGGGGCCTGCTTCTCTTGTGCTTAGCTTGGCTTCCTAATGCCTGTACTGTGTTATTCCACAGATTTACTGGCTCCACATGGTCTATGCCGCTCTGGGGGCCATCTGCTTCACTCTGGTAAGTTTGGTCCCTGTTCTGGGAGGGGAAGCTGGAAGGGTAGAGATGGAATTTAGGCAGCTTGGAAGGTGGGGCGGGGCCCTGGACAACTGTTCTTTCCTATTTAGAGCTTCTAGAAGTTCCTGGCATCTCTGTTGTCTTTTGTTCACACTCCCCGCTGTGTAACGACAGTGTGTCAGCCTTCTTAGAGAGAAGTGAACAGCTCAAGGGCAGAGGCTGTGTCTCACAACTTCTTAGTGAGTCCCTTAGCAAGCAGGATGGACAGCTCAGCTCGAGGACACTCTGCTGACCAGAGATGAACTCCGCTCTCTGAGGTCCTGGGCACTCATGTCTGCTTTTCCTGCAGTTCCTGGCTTACGATACACAGCTGGTCCTGGGGAACCGGAAGCACACCATCAGCCCAGAGGACTACATCACAGGTGCCCTGCAGATCTACACTGATATAGTCTACATCTTCACTTTCGTGCTCCAGCTGGTGGGGAGTCGAGACTGAGAGCTAGCCCCttcactggcctgggactcacccTTTCCTATTGGGCTAGGCCCAGGTCCCTTCTCCCCTCAAGTAATCTGCCCAGTTTCCTCTCTGTCCTGGGGATGGGAGGGCCTCTGGCTGTATTATGTGAGAACCAAGGGTTCTGGAGTTACTGCAACTCTTGTCCTTGGTGGACTTAGTAAGGACCAGATTGAAGTTGTATCTCTTCCCCTGACCCACAATGAGCATACACCAAACTTTCAGTGTGTGGTGGGGAGAGTGGGAAGCCTGTGAACACAGGAGCTTCAAGGTGAAGAGGCTCACATCCCACCTTGGCCACAGGTTCTAGGCTAGGGAGCTGGAGCTGTTCCCCTCCTGGATCCAATAAAGCCAGATGCTTTGCTCCCAGCTCCATTACTCATGGGCCACTTACTCTGTCTGAACTCTTTAGGCTTGGCGTCTCTTAGCTCTGGAAGCTAGGGGAGATCTGTGCCCTGCAGTTTCCCTGCTCCAACCCCATCCTCCAGTAACATGTATAGATTATTTATCTGGGTTAGGGGAAGACAGTGAGCCAAGTTTATTCAGTATGGGGGCTGAGAACGGCATCCACCTGGCTGGCACTCTGCTCAGAGACACTCAGAAGACGGTGGGAGGCGAAGGTCAGCAAGTGAGGTGCTTTGTAGGATCCTGAGTGGCTGGGAGGAGTCTAGGAGAAGAGACGGGTGGGGACATGGAAAGTGCCTTGGGTTCCTTCTCTGGTCTGAGAAACTAAAGCCCACTCTGGTGCCCTTCTAACACCAGCTCAGTCTGTTCTGAACTCCTGCTGGGAGGTTTTAGACTAGAACCCCCTCTCCAAGCCAGCTACCACTTTCTGTAGAATCCAAGCGCCTCCAGCTGGTACTGACCACAGTGGAGACAGAAGCCAGTGAGCTTATTAGGTGAGGTGGGAACCTTACTAGCCCAAGGACATAATGAGAGCTGTTGTGTCCAGTATTTGATTCTGAATATATCCCAAAGGGACACAACTAGAAATGTAATAAAGTTTTGTGTTTGGCATTGAGAACctgtgtggctgtggctttctTGACTGTAAGGTGGTGGCTTTGGCCAGTGTCCACTTCCTTTGTATCTCAGGCTGAGTCTCCAGCCAGTTCTACGGAACCAAGCAAATTTTCGTGGAACAGTTCTTGGTGACGGGAGAGACAGGCTGCTGATGTGACAAAAGCTGGCTGGGGGAAGGAGCTCAAATCTGCACATCTGTGTCATGAACCCTCTGTAAAAGCTCCCTAGCTTTATTTCCCCAGGAAGCTGTGTctttatataacttttttttttttccaggcaggaAAGGGACTAGGCCACGGGTTTGGAATTTCTCTTGGAAACTAGTTTCtcttacaaatgagaaaatgaagaccAGAGTGGCTGACATATTTGGATGCTTTTTCATCCGTGCCCTGAATGTGgcctttgatttttgtcttggttttttttttttttttttttttttttgagacaaggtctctttattctgttgttctggctgtcttggaactatgCAGCCCACCCTGGCCTCatactcaagagatccacctgcttcttctaaCTGggcgctgagattaaagatgtccGTGCCTGACTGATTTGAACCTGCCTTCCTGGCCAGTGGCTCTGAGGCTTGGGTCTCCATGGCCTGTACCTATGCCTGCTGCACTTAAGTCTGGCTATTTCACCTCCCAGCTGGGAACACAGGTCTTTGAGAGAACAGGGATGAGCAGCCagccccactctgcccctcccctccctggggCTTACAAATTCAGTCCTGCTTCCTTTCCACACCAGTACTTAATAACTTTATTTGCCTTTGGCTGGCTCTTCTGTGTGGAAGAGGCAGGTGCTGGCAGCAGCTTGAGCATCATGCGCCCTCTGGTGGGCCTCGGGAAATGACCACAATTAGCCACACAGAACTCCAGTCAACAGTCTAGTGCAAGGTTGCAGTGATCCTCACTCAGTTCTGTACACCAGACCCAGCTTCAGGGAACTGGGCTTGTTGGGAGGAAACCCTGAATCTCTGGCTCTCATACTCGCCCGTGTTGGAAACCCGCATGTTCTGCCGAGCCTTCATCTGCTTCAAACGGTCCTTGTCCACTTCCTGCTTGGTGAGGACGAAGAAGAGGATACCACAGGGGAAGCCGATGGCCCTAGGGATGGGGAGATGTGCAGCGGGTTTGGGCAGGGACTGAGCCAGAGGAGCTGGAAGAATCAGTCCAGCTTTGCCAAGTGTACAAACGCTGCGGCAACAGTTGTCCTGCTGGCCTTTGTGCTGGCTGTTGCAGGGACCCCACTGATCCGATCCTGCTGCTGCCTGCTTAAGACACTGTAATAGCTCTCTATTACATCCATGCCAACTCTAGGCATGGCACTAAAGGCCCTGTGTGGTCCTGCCTATCTCTGTTCCTCTTTTTATGGCTGATATTCATGGGCCTCTTCACCGCTGATGTATGACAGTGTAAGTAGCCCTCTGTGAGTCTGCCAAGGTCCCCTCTGCCTAAACTGCCTCACATCCCCTCCCagacctcttttttctttctggtgcTGCAGATTGAACTTAGGAACAAGGTACTAAGCATCTCTTAGCCTCTAAGGTATATCAACCAAGTCTTTTTCTTAATCTGAGCAACTACAACTCAAAGAGAGGGTCTTGGTAAGGGTCAAAAGAACATGAAGTCATGACCTAGCAAGAATCCCAGCTGGGAGCCTCAGTTCCCTCCCTGGTGAGATGGAAGTGCAATGTTTACCTCAGAAAGCTTAAAACACTTATATGGCAAAGTACTATCACGCCTCAGGCACTTGCTGGAAAGAAAATGTTagtttccctccattttcctttaaCGTTGACCAATAATATGTATTAAAGCCAGAATCAGAAGCAAATAAATTCACAGAACCATTTCTAGCTTCTACACAACATATTCTAACACAATTTTAATTACTAAGACTTACCCCAGCTCCCAATAGGAAGGATGAAGCCAATGGCCCAAATTCAAACCACATCAGCTCAACTTGCTCCACAGTAAAGTCACTGTCTCCCCAATGTTACATATTGTCCCATCCCtatcttccctcccccactttgAGATTCCACCTCTTGAACTCCGAgattcccttcctttcccttggcCTCAGCTCACCATCTGCATGCAACTCAAGTGTCTAGGTCCCGACACCCCTTCCAGTACACGCCCCACTGCTAGGCAGAGGGGTAGTTAAAACTCACCAGGCTAGTCCCACAGCTTTCATGGGGTTCTTGCCCCTCTTTCTGGGAATGTATTCCAGCTCGGGAGAGAGGGGGGGCTCGGGCTCCTCCTTGCACTCCGGTGAGCTGTGGCTCTGCAGTGCTCTGGTCCTGTTCTGGGAAGCCTTGTTAGCTGTGGCTCCAGAGAGAATCCCTGTGAATGAAAAGCAGCTCAGTATAGgatgagggaggggagagactgCAGTCTGGAGTAACAAGTGCCATGAAGAATCcaaacagaaatgggaaaatcGCCACCGAGCTGACACCTCTGAAAGCTACTTCCACGTCACTGCGGGCTCCTCACCCTGGTGCCAGGACAGCGAGCTTCGCTGCTGTTCTTTCTATTCAGAAGATAGGTTGGGAAGGACTGCAGAGAGACTCACCGGAGACATACGTATGAAGGAAATTCGGGGAACTGTTTTCAAAACTGCAGGACCTTAGCTATCCCAAAGGATAGCTAACTCCATCCCCTCGTACTatagaagaggaaactgaagtcCCGAGATACGAGCTGCTCCGCACAAGGTCAAATCGCTAATTACCCAGTGCTAGAACTCAAGCCTCCAGAAGCCCAGCTCTCTTTCCTCTGCACTGCGGTGAGTACCCCTGGAACGCGGGAGACTAAAGGCTCCTTCGGAACTCCCTCTAGCAGCAAGACCCTAGACATGCTGTGTAACCTGAACGCAGGAGTTAGATCGGGTGACCTCTAGAGCATCTTTCACCCCCAGACTCTCTAAGATCCTGCAGAGAGGTGTGGGCAGCAATTAGCAGCCTGATTTCCTGCTGTCGTGCCGGATGGGATGTGAAGGGAATGGGATCTTTCAGCGCCCTGCCCTCCCCGGGGTCCCTCTCCTTACCCCGGAGGACGCGGGCATTTCTCGCCCCACGGCCCTTCAGCGCCGTAGCAGCTACCACCGCCGCCATGTTCAGGTCCCACCCCCTTTACTGCGCTCCCCGCCGGGAATTGTAGTTTGCGTAAGGGGCCTCCCCCGCGCCTTCCGTCCTGCCTACAGATcagaaactacatttcccagaagtcCGCGTAGCGGACCCGGGAGAACTACTCCTCCCAGGAGACCCCGGAGGCGCGCACGCTCGCTTGTTTCCCTCCAGCTGGGGGCGGAGTCATGTCGGGCGGAGCTTGGGTTCTCCCGCCACGCCCCGGCCTGGTCATCCCAGTTCTGCCTTGTCATTGGCGGCTCTGTCAGTCCACCTCTGTCGCTATTGGTCCGGATTCCGTCGCTCTTTCGGCTGGGAGTCTCCTACGCCTACTTCCTCCCGGGAGGAGGGGCTCGAGTTCCGCGTCGTCGCGCAGAGCTGACTCTGGGAGGCGTTTGGGCCCAGAGAAGTGGATCGGGAGGTTTCGCCGCATGGAGTCCGAATCAGAGAGCGGAGCGGCCGCTGACACCCCGCCGCTGGAGACTCTAAGCTTCCACGGAGATGAAGAGATCATTGAGGTGGTAGAGCTGGATCCAGGCCCGCCCGACCCGGGTGAGAACTGTCGCTCCTGAGGCCATGGGACAGGAGGCGCTCACCCCTGGCCTCTGACCcctgcttctccccctcccccctttcctaCCGGTCGTTCCTACCgacatttctttcccagccctcctTCCCTACCCCCCACACTAGTTTCGAGGCCTGGCTGGGTGGGGGTTCCCTGACGCCTCCCCTGGCCCTTCCCCTCACACACCCCCTTCCCATCATGCCCTCTGTCCTCTCTACCCACACGGTCGCTGGCCAACGCCAGGTCCTCAGACCtagcctctctctccccttctccgcCCCCCAAGCGCTGTTTCTGCTCGGTACGTGTGGGACGACACCTTTACCTTTGGCCACACCATCCACCCCAGCGTCGCCCTATTCTCCCTTTACCCCTCACCCCATTCCTCTTAGATCTTTCAAGATCATCTTTTAACGCTTTTTCCAAAGCAGATGATCTGGCCCAGGAGATGGAAGACGTGGActttgaggaagaggaagaagaggaagagggcaaTGATGAGGGCTGGGTCCTGGAACCCCAGGAAGGGGTGGTCGGCAGCATGGAGGGCCCGGATGATAGCGAGGTCACCTTTGCATTGCACTCAGGTAGGGCTTTGAGGGAATCATCTCAGGTCAGTGCAGATGGACGTTTGAGTATGATCTGTTGACCATGGACTGGGTATTATGAGAGACAAATAGGAAAGCCTGCTGGAAATTCATAAGAAGGGCCAAAGGGATTAGCCTTTGCAGTGGGGTTAAGTGAGACACCTAGGTTCAACTCCTACCTCTGCTGTTTAGCTGTTTATCACCTTTGTCAGCTTTCTGgatcttggtgtttttttttttttaaaaaaaaaaagccaccttagccaggcggtggtggcacacacctttaatcccaacacttggggaggcagaggcaggtggatctcttagttcgaggccaacctggtctacagaacaagttccaggacaaccagggccacacagagaaaccctgtctcgaaaaacaaaacaaaacaaaaagtcatcttGCATGAAAGTGAACGGAAGTAGCCCTAGTGGAAATGAGGGCAAGTGACACTCCAAAGGAGCATTAACAGCAGACTTCCCAGGAGCTGGCTCTTAGTAAGCCCGCCCCATGACGCTCTCATCCCTTCGTTCATACCAGCCTGGTGGTGTCCTGTGCTGTTAGCTGTGCACATGGACCCACCTCTTGGCTTGTACCTCAGAGTGGGATGGTGAAGGGAACGGAACAGCAGGGGTATGTGCTCTGGAGGAGGACTTGGGGATTTCTCTAACAACCTAATGCTTCAAACAAGAACTGGATATAACCTTTCCAGGAGAGAATACCTATAGCTTTGGGGGAAGGGTTGCACTGAAAGACAAAATTATAGGTGAGAGCCCAGTTCTATCCCCTTTCTCGTGGACTATCTCTTGGGACAGCATCCGTGTTTTGTGTGAGCCTGGACCCCAAAACCAACACCTTGGCAGTGACTGGGGGTGAAGATGACAAGGCCTTCGTGTGGAGGCTCAGCGACGGGGAGCTGCTCTTCGAGTGTGCAGGTGAGAGGCTGGGAGGCTGTATCCCTCTGGGCACCTTGGCTGGTGGCTTGTATGAACACCCGGCAGCTGTTTACTAGCCTCTGTCTTGTGCTGGATTCTGGAAGCCACTAATGTTCTTCCTTTTCTGCCACTTTCTGCTCTTTAAGGTTATATAGTTTGCGTTGGCCTTggatttactatgtagccaaggctggctttgaacttacaacATCTCTCGGGCAAATTTGAACTCAAAATCTGCCCACTTCTCTTTACAGGCCATAAGGACTCTGTGACATGTGC is part of the Arvicola amphibius chromosome 8, mArvAmp1.2, whole genome shotgun sequence genome and encodes:
- the LOC119821407 gene encoding probable hydrolase PNKD, with amino-acid sequence MAAVVAATALKGRGARNARVLRGILSGATANKASQNRTRALQSHSSPECKEEPEPPLSPELEYIPRKRGKNPMKAVGLAWAIGFPCGILFFVLTKQEVDKDRLKQMKARQNMRVSNTGEYESQRFRVSSQQAQFPEAGSGVQN